The Salirhabdus salicampi DNA segment CGGAAGCGACTAGGGGGGCTAATACTAATGTCGTCGTATCACCGACACCCCCTGTTGAATGTTTATCAACTTTAATGCCCGATATAGCCGCTAAATCAATGGTTTCACCGGAATGGACAATCGCCATCGTAATATAGGCTCGTTCTTCATCGGTCATCCCATTAAAATAAATCGCCATACATAATGCACTTGCTTGATAGTCAGGAATTGTTCCTTCTGTATATCCGTTAATGAAAAATTGGATTTCTTCTTCCGTTAACTCATATCCGTCCCGCTTTTTTTCAATAATATCGACCATTCGCATTTAGATCACCTGCCTACACTCATTACGGTAAAGTACGTAAAATTTCTTTCACAAAATCTAAAAAGTGTTGTCTCACTTTATCTGTCGTTTCGATTACTTCGTCATGGGAAAGGGGTTGATCGAGGATGCCCGCCGCCATGTTGGAAATACATGAAATTCCTAAGACGGCTAATCCAGCATGTCTTGCCACAATAACTTCTGGAACAGTAGACATTCCAACAGCGTCTCCACCTAACGTACGTAACATGTTCACTTCAGCGCCCGTCTCATAAGTTGGTCCAGAAACACCAATATAAACTCCTTCTTGTACAGGTAAACCTAGTTTGTTCGCGCTTTGTCTTGCATGTTCAAGTAAATGACGGCTATACGCTTGCGACATATCTGGAAACCGAGGCCCAAAGTGATCATCATTCGGGCCAATTAATGGGTTTGTCCCTGTGAAGTTAATATGATCACGAATTAACATTAAGTCTCCGGGGTTGAAATCTTCATTAATACCACCTGCTGCATTCGTAACTAACAGCTGTTTTACACCGAGCTCTTTCATCACGCGAATCGGAAAGGTAACTTGGTCCATGCCATATCCTTCGTAGAAATGAAAACGACCTTGCATTGCAATGACTTGCTTTCCTTCAAGGGTTCCAACAACGAGCTGCCCCTTATGCCCTGCTACAGTTGATTGAGGGAAATGTGGAATTTCGTCATACGGGATAACGGTTGCATCCTCAATCTCATCAGCCAAGACACCTAAACCTGAACCTAAAATGAGTCCTATGACCGGTACTTTCCCATTAATTTGCTCTGTAATGTACGTCTTTGATTGTGTGATTTGTTCTTTCTTCATGTTTATGTCCTCCTACTTCCGATCTAAATCAGCTAAAAAGCTTGTTCCATGTTCTGGTCTTTTCACATTAAAAAGTTCAGCGATCGTAGCGCCAACATCAGCAAATGTTTTGCGTATTGGCAATTCAATCCCATTTTCAATCCCTTTATAGTGAACGAGTAACGGCACGTATTCGCGTGTATGGTCTGTCCCTTGATGTATAGGATCATTTCCGTGATCAGCTGTAATAATGAGCAAATCGTCTTCTGTTAATTTTTCGAATACTTCATCTAAACGTTTATCAAATGCCTCTAACGCTTCACCATACCCTTGTGGATCACGACGATGGCCATATTTTGCATCAAAATCAACAAGGTTCAAGAAATTCAAACCGTGGAATGGCTTATCCATAGAATCCACTAATTTATCCATGCCATCCATATTGTCGGTCGTCCGGATTGATTCTGTAATGCCTTCGCCATCGTATATATCAGAAATCTTCCCAAGGGCAATGACATCGTAACCTTCGTCTTTTAATTCATTCATAACGGTACGACCAAACGGCTTAAGTGCATAGTCGTGTCGGTTTGGTGTTCGTTGGAAATTACCTGGTTTTCCAACAAATGGACGAGCAATAACACGACCAACCATATATTTTTCATCTAACGTCAGTTCTCGAGCAATTTCACAAATACGGTATTGTTCTTCAATCGGAATCACATCTTCATGGGCGGCTATTTGTAAAACCGAGTCTGCTGATGTATAAACAATTAGCGCCCCAGTTTCCATATGTTCTTCCCCTAATTCATCTAAAATGGCTGTTCCTGATGCAGGCTTATTCCCAATTACTTTGCGGCCTGTTTTTGCTTCTAAATCGGATATTAGTTCATCAGGAAATCCGTCCGGGAAGGTTCGAAACGGTTGGTCAATGTATAATCCCATTAGCTCCCAATGACCAGTCATCGTATCTTTCCCGACCGATGCTTCTTCCATTTTCGTATAGTAAGCTAACGGCTTATCCACTTTTTCAATGCCTTTGATTTCCCGTATGTTACTTATGCCTAGCCTCCCTAAATTCGGCATATTTAAGCCATTCATATGTTCCGCAATATGACCTAACGTATCTGCACCTTTATCATGAAATTCCTCTGCATCTGGTGCTTCGCCTATGCCGACCGAATCCATTACAATTAAAAATACTCGTTTAAACTTCATCGTTAACCTCCTCTATTTCAACAACTGCTATAAACCCATTTTCTAGTTACTATGCCCTTGGATGGTGATTCCGATAAATATCTTTTAACCTGGCTTTCGATACATGAGTGTAGATTTGCGTTGTTGATATATCTGCATGCCCTAACATTTCTTGGACCGCACGTAAATCTGCACCATTTTCTAATAAATGGGTAGCAAAGGAGTGCCGGAGCGTGTGTGGTGTAATGTCTTTATGTATGTTCTTCCCTTTGGCAATCCCCTTCATCATTTTCCAAAAGCCTTGACGGCTCAAAGGACGTCCGTGGTGATTTAAAAACAAAGCATCCACTCGCTTCCCCTTTATTAACGTTGGTCGGGCGTTTGCCAAATAGTCCTCCAACGCCTTTTCCGCATGGGATCCGAGGGGGATAATGCGTTCTTTCGACCCCTTCCCATAACAACGGACAAACCCCATCGTTAAATGTAAATCATTCAACGTGAGGGAAATAAGTTCAGATACACGTAAACCAGTTGCATACATCACTTCCAACATTGCTTTATTCCGGATCGTCAAGGGGTCATTTCCCTGGAAATCGAGCAAACGTTCGACTTCCTCACTCGATAATACTTTAGGTAATGTACGTTCTTTTTTCGGTGTTTCTATATGTAAGCTTGCATCATGATCAAGATGATATTCCCGAACTAAAAATTGGTGAAATGTTCGTAATGTTGATAATATCCTCGCCACTGAGGATACGGATCGATCTTGTTCATATAAGGTTTGTATAAATTGCATAATATGCTTGCGTTGTATGTGTTGTACGTCTTTCATGCCAAGTTTTTCAATAAATTGTTGGTACTGTTTTAAATCTCGTCCATATGATTTCACCGTGTTTTCGGACAATCCTCGTTCAACTGTTAAGTAATGCAAAAAATCTTGAACAGCATGTTTCATATGTTACTCCCCTAATCGAAAAAAAATGGATAGCCGGTCCAGCCAGTTGCCATCCTCCACATCAGACACTTTCACCGCATTTCCCTTCGGTTTATCATAGCGATGAAACTGATCGTATTCCTCGTGCATAAACCGTAAACCAAAATAAAAGAAAAGTGTACATATAACAAAAATGAGTAAGACTTTAAAAAATTCGACTACTATGTTTAACCAGTTCTTCATGAACATATCTCCTTTTAATGCGATCGTCATTAGTACAAGATATGCCATTTTTATTGCGTATTATACTATATTTTCGTAATTCTAGTAATACCATTCCACGGTACTCGAATTCCTTTCGTTTGTAAATAAAAAACCTCTTCTTCCATGTCGGAAAAAAAGGTCGGTTCGCTTCCTCTTATTTCGTTATTGACAATTACGACAGACACCATGAAATGTGAGGCGATGATCCTTTACAGCAAAGCCCCAATCATTCTCTACGATTTTCTCAACGTCACCAAGTAGATCATCCTCAATTTCCTCAACAGAACCACATTCAATACAAACTAAATGGTGATGAAAATGTTCAGCACCTTCTTTACGTAAATCATAACGGGATACACCGTCGCCAAAATTAATTTTATCTACAATCTTTAATTCCGATAATAATTCTAATGTACGATATACGGTAGCAAGTCCAATTTCTGGAGACTTTTCTTTTACGAGGAGGTACACGTCTTCGGCACTGAGGTGATCTGCTTCGTTTTCTAGTAGTACTCTTACGGTCGCTTCCCTCTGTGGCGTAAGTTTATAGCTTTGAGAATGTAATTGTTTCTTTATTTTATCAAGACGATGTTCCATGTATGCCCCTCCCTCGTATTACCCACTAACATTATAAGCAGACATGAAATTAGTGTCAAATTAAAATCATTACAATATATTCACAATAATTATTATCAAGAAATAATCATT contains these protein-coding regions:
- a CDS encoding purine-nucleoside phosphorylase, coding for MKKEQITQSKTYITEQINGKVPVIGLILGSGLGVLADEIEDATVIPYDEIPHFPQSTVAGHKGQLVVGTLEGKQVIAMQGRFHFYEGYGMDQVTFPIRVMKELGVKQLLVTNAAGGINEDFNPGDLMLIRDHINFTGTNPLIGPNDDHFGPRFPDMSQAYSRHLLEHARQSANKLGLPVQEGVYIGVSGPTYETGAEVNMLRTLGGDAVGMSTVPEVIVARHAGLAVLGISCISNMAAGILDQPLSHDEVIETTDKVRQHFLDFVKEILRTLP
- the deoB gene encoding phosphopentomutase, translating into MKFKRVFLIVMDSVGIGEAPDAEEFHDKGADTLGHIAEHMNGLNMPNLGRLGISNIREIKGIEKVDKPLAYYTKMEEASVGKDTMTGHWELMGLYIDQPFRTFPDGFPDELISDLEAKTGRKVIGNKPASGTAILDELGEEHMETGALIVYTSADSVLQIAAHEDVIPIEEQYRICEIARELTLDEKYMVGRVIARPFVGKPGNFQRTPNRHDYALKPFGRTVMNELKDEGYDVIALGKISDIYDGEGITESIRTTDNMDGMDKLVDSMDKPFHGLNFLNLVDFDAKYGHRRDPQGYGEALEAFDKRLDEVFEKLTEDDLLIITADHGNDPIHQGTDHTREYVPLLVHYKGIENGIELPIRKTFADVGATIAELFNVKRPEHGTSFLADLDRK
- the xerD gene encoding site-specific tyrosine recombinase XerD — translated: MKHAVQDFLHYLTVERGLSENTVKSYGRDLKQYQQFIEKLGMKDVQHIQRKHIMQFIQTLYEQDRSVSSVARILSTLRTFHQFLVREYHLDHDASLHIETPKKERTLPKVLSSEEVERLLDFQGNDPLTIRNKAMLEVMYATGLRVSELISLTLNDLHLTMGFVRCYGKGSKERIIPLGSHAEKALEDYLANARPTLIKGKRVDALFLNHHGRPLSRQGFWKMMKGIAKGKNIHKDITPHTLRHSFATHLLENGADLRAVQEMLGHADISTTQIYTHVSKARLKDIYRNHHPRA
- a CDS encoding DUF4227 family protein; this translates as MKNWLNIVVEFFKVLLIFVICTLFFYFGLRFMHEEYDQFHRYDKPKGNAVKVSDVEDGNWLDRLSIFFRLGE
- the fur gene encoding ferric iron uptake transcriptional regulator, producing MEHRLDKIKKQLHSQSYKLTPQREATVRVLLENEADHLSAEDVYLLVKEKSPEIGLATVYRTLELLSELKIVDKINFGDGVSRYDLRKEGAEHFHHHLVCIECGSVEEIEDDLLGDVEKIVENDWGFAVKDHRLTFHGVCRNCQ